In Beutenbergia cavernae DSM 12333, the DNA window CACGACCGCTTCCGCGACCGCGAGAGTGGGGGCGTCGCAGGTGGCCAGCGCGCGGGACGTGGACGGCCGTGAGGCGGCCCTCGAGGCGAGCGCCGTGAGCGAGGACGGCTCGGGGACGAGCAGGTCCCGGCGGAGCCGGAGGAGCTCGACGAGCGACTCGTCCGACCAGGTCGTGAGCGACGACGGCGACCGCGTCGCCGTGTCCGCGCCCTCCGGGCGAGCCTCGCTGCGACGGAAGGTGGGCATCCACACCACTCTACGGCGGTGGCGGGCGGCGCTCGGGGTCTGCCAGCGCGGCACCTACCGGCGACTCCCGCGCCGTCAGCGGTTATCCTTGACCCGCTCGACGCGTACCCGTTCCGCTCATGCGCGCCCTCGAACAGGAAGTCAGGGATCTCCAGTGCCCACCGGCAAGGTCAAGTTCTTCGACGCCGACCGCGGCTTCGGCTTCATCGCGGCCGACGACGGCGGCGAGGTCTTCCTGCACGCCTCCGCCCTCCCGGCGGGATCGCCGTCGCCGAAGCCCGGCACGCGGGTGGACTTCGGCATCGCCGACGGTCGCCGCGGGCCGCAGGCGTTGTCCGTGACGATCCTCGACCCGGCGCCGTCCGTGGCGCGGGGGCAGCGACGCCCGGCCGAAGACATGGTCCCGGTCGTCGAGGACCTCATCAAGCTGCTCGACGGCGCCTCCAACAGCCTGCGCCGAGGCCGCTACCCGGAGCGCGCCCAGGCGACGAAGCTCGCCCAGGTGATGCGCGTCGTCGCCGACGACTTCGACGCCTGAGCGCCCGGAAGGAGCATCGGTGAGTCCTGCCACCCTCTCCCGCCCTGCCCGGGCACCGCGGCAGGACGCCGTCCTGGCCGCCGCGGTCGATCTCGCCCGCGCCGCGGCCGAGCAGACGTCCGGGCTCGGGGACGTCGGCGAGCACCTCGGGTTCACGCTCGTCGACGACCGCCTCGGCAACCACACGTTCGCGACGACGGCGCCCGGCTACCGCGGATGGCGGTGGACGGTGACGGTGGCGCGGGTCCCGCGCTCGCGGACGGCCACCGTGTGCGAGGTCGAGCTGCTCCCCGGCGCGGACGCCCTCCTCGCGCCGTCCTGGGTGCCGTGGGCCGAGCGGCTCGCCCCGGGCGATCTCGGGCCCACGGACGTGCTCCCGTTCGACTCCGACGACCCGCGGCTCGAGACCGGGTACCGCCGCTCGGGCGACGCCGCCGACGCCGCCGACGCCGCCGACGTCGCCGTCGACCACGTCGCGATCGTCGAGCTCGGGCTCGAGCGTGAGCGGGTGCCCACGCGGGCGGCGCTCGACGCCGCCGCGACGCGGTGGTACGAGGGCGACCGCGGCCCGAACGCCCCGGGTGCGCGGGCGTCGAAGGAGCCGTGCGAGACCTGCGGCTTCCTCGTCCCGCTGACCGGCACGCTCGGTTCGATGTTCGGCGTGTGCGTCAACGAGTGGTCGCCCGACGACGGGAAGGTCGTCTCGTTCGACCACGGCTGCGGGGCGCACAGCGAGACGGACGCCGCCCCGCACGTCGCGGGCGGCGACTGGGGCTGGGGGCGGCCCGTGGTCGACGAGTTCGACCTCGAGGTGCTCCGCGCCGAGCCGGAGCCCGCGCAGGACGCCGAAACGGAGCCCGCGCAGGACGCCGAGCCGGAGCCCGCGCAGGAGCAGGCAGCCGTCGACCCGGGCGACGCGCCTTCCGTGTGAGACGGCCGCCGCGATGAGCGCACCGGACCCGTTCCGGACGGCGGAGCTCCGAGCCGCGGCGCTCACGGCCTGGACTGCGTCACCACGCCGGCTGCGGGAGGACGCGAATCTCGAGGACGACGTCGCGCGCGGGCAGTACGCGGACCGCGTCGTGGTTGAGCTGCTGCAGAACGCCGCCGACGCCGCGGCGCGCGCCCGGACGGCGGGCGCCGTGCTCCTGGAGCTGACGCACGACGACGACGGCACGCACCTGCGCGCCTCGAACACCGGGGCTCCGCTCACGCCGGACGGCGTCGCTGCGCTCGCGAGCATGCGGACGTCGGACAAGGGGCTCGCGGACGAGGTGGGCCGGTTCGGCGTGGGGTTCGCAGCGGTGCGGGCGGTGGCCGACGCCGTGGTCGTGGCCTCGTGCGACGGCGCCGTGCGGTTCGACGTCGAGGCCGCGCGCGACCTCCTCACGACGCAGGGGCGCCCGGGTCCGGCAGCGGGCGGCCACGACGACACCAGCAGTGGGGGAGCGCTCGTTGGGGTCCTGGACGAGCGGGGGCAGCACGTCCCCGCGCTGCGCCTCCCGTTCGCCGACGCGACGTCGCCGGCCCCCGGCTACACGACGACCGTCGACCTGCTCCTGCGTGGACCGGACGAGGTGGGCGACGTCGTCCGCCAGCTCGACGAGCTCGACGACGCCCTGCTCCTCGCGCTGCCGCGCCTCGCGAGCGTCACCGTCCGCACCCCGGACGGGGAGCGGCGTCTCGCGGACGTGGCGGACCGGTGGTGGACCCGCACGGTGACCGGCACGCACCCGCTCGAGCTGCTGGCCACCCGCCCCGCGGAGGAGCGCTCGCGCCGGGGCTGGTCCGTGACGTGGGCGGTGCCCCGGGACGCCGGCGAGCGCGCCGTGGTCGTGCCCACGGTGATCCATGCCCCGACGCCCACCGAGAACCGGTGCACGCTGCCGGCGCTGCTCATCGCGTCGTTCCCGGTGGAACCGTCGCGCCGTCGGCTCGCGTCCGGTCCGCTGGCCGACGCCGTCGCGCACCACGCGGGGGACGCGTACGCCGCGTTCGTCGCCGACGCGGTGAGCCGCGGCGAGTCGCCGTTCGACTTCGTCCCGGCCGGTCTGCCGTCCGACGAGGTGGACGGTGCGCTCCGTGAGGCGGCCGTCGCGGCCCTGGCCCGCACGCCCGTGCTGGCGGCCGTGACGAGCGACGAGGGAGCGCCGGTGGAGCCCGTCGCGCCGCGGGACGCCGTCGCGCTCACCGGGCCGGCCGGCGACGACCCCGCGCTGCTGCGGGTCCTCTCGCGAGCCGTCGGCGCCCTGGTCCCGCTCGACGGGCGGCACGGCGCGTCCGCCCGCGCGCTCGGCGTCACCGTGCGGGACCTCGCCGGAGTCCTGGACGACCTCCGGCCCTCCGGCGACCCCACCTGGTGGCGGGAGCTCGCCGACGTCGTCGAGCCGTACGCGCCGGATGCGGCGGTCGGCGAGTCGCTCGCGACGCTGCCGGTGCCGCTGGTCGGTGGAGGGTTCGCGCACGGCCCGCGCGGTCTCGTGGTGCTCGACGACGACGCCCCCGCGGCTGCGGTCGATGCCACGTCGGCGTTCGCGCCGTTCGGGATGCGGGTGGTGCATCCCGAGGCGGCGCACCCGCTCCTCGTGCGCCTGGGCGCCGGCTCGGCGAGCGCCGTCGGCCTGCTCGGGCACGACGCGGTGCGCGCGGCCCTGGCGTCGCTCGACGCGGACCCCGAGGACGACCCGGCCACGGCCCAGGTGCAGGACGCCGTGCTCGCGCTCGCCGACGCCGCGCTCGCGGCCGGCGTCGATCCCACGCGGATGCCGCCGGGGCTCGGCGACCTGCCGCTGCCCACGGCGAGCGGTGGCCACGCGAGGGCCGCCGAGCTCGTGCTGCCGTCCTCGCGCGCCGAGGAGCTGTTCGCCGGGGCCGAGGCGGTGGCGGCCCGGATGCTCGAGCGGTGGGGAGCGGCCGTGCTCGGTGCCGTCGGCGTACGGTCCGGCTTGCGCGTCGCCGTCGTGCCGGACGTGCTCGCGTCCGACGCCCTGATCGACGGGGAGGACGACGACGGCGCACCCGAGGGCTGGGCGGAGTACCTCGGCCACGTCGCCGACCACCTGGGCGTCGAGGCGTTCCTCGGCGACCTGACGATCGTCGAGGACCTCGAGGAGGTGGCGGACGACGCGTGGGGCCTGGCCCTCGCCGACCTCGCCTCGACGCCCGCCCTGCGGGGCGCGCTCGTGCACGAGGTGCGCGGGGCGGGATCGGCGCGGGCGCCGTCCTACGCGTCGTGGTGGCTGCGGGACCGGCTCGGTGCGCCGTTCGCCGTGCCCGGGGCGCGCGTCGCGTTCCTCCCCGACGGGCCGGCGGTCGACGACGGCGCCGACGTCGTCGCCGGCCTCGACCCGGAGGTGCTGCGCGCCCTCGGCGGCGTGCGCACGCTGGACGACCTCGACGCGGCCGGGTGGGACGGGTGCCTCGACGCGCTGCCGGACGCCGGGACCCAGGTCCCGCTCGACTCCGCGGTCGTCCTCTGGCGCGCCCTGGCGGGCGCCGCGGCTCGCGGGATCCGCCTGCCGATCCCGCCGGAGCGGGTGGTCCTGCTCGACGGCGGCCGCGCCGTCGTCGCCGACGCCACCTCCGCCGTCGTCGCCGACGAGATGACCGGCCAGCTCGGCCCGCACGTGCCCGCTGCGAGGGGGTACGCCGAGGCCGTCGCGCAGCTGCTCGACGTCGAGGTGCGGCCCGCACCCGCCGCCGTGGTCGACGGCGCCCGGGAGGACCTTCCCGGCGTGCTCGACGGCGTCGCGGCGGTGCTGCTGGACGAGCCGGGCGGCACGTGGGTCCGGGCCGAGACGCTCGCCGTGGGCCGGGTCGCCGTGCGGTGGTGGGTCGACGACGGCGACCTGCTCGCGCGCGACGAGGCCTCCCTGGCGCGGGCGCTGGCCTACGCGGGTGGCGAGTACGCCTGGCACGCCGCGTTCACGGCTGCTCTCGCCGCCGACGACGACGGCGTGCTCGTCGATCTCGCCCGGGCGCGTCCGCGCCTCGCGTGAGAACTCTCTCATCGGCGTCTCCGACTCCTCTCATGCCCGCGCGGCATCGTGACTGGTTCGTTCGACCACCTCATAGGGGAGCCAGCCATGTCCAGCCTTGTCGCAGCACTCGCCGCGGACGCCGTCGCCATCACGGTGCTCGTCTACGCGCTCTACTTCCGCCGGCACCACCGGCGTGACCTCGCGCTGGCGTACGTGGCGCTCAACGCGGGCGTGCTCGCCGTCACCCTGCTGCTCGCCGGCAGCGAGGTCGGGCTCGGGCTGGGGCTCGGCCTGTTCGGCATCCTGTCGATCATCCGGTTGAGGTCCGACTCGATCACGCAGGGCGAGATCGCCTACTACTTCGTCGCGCTCGCGCTCGGCCTCGTGAACGGCCTCCACCCCGCGGGACCGTGGCTCGCTCCGGCGATGTCCGCCGTGCTCGTGGTGGTCATGTTCGTCGCCGACCACCCGCGACTCGCCCCCCGCACCCGGCGGCAGACGGTGACGCTCGACCGGGCGTACCCCGACGCGACGCGGCTCCGGGAGGCCCTGGCCGAGCTGCTGCACGCCGAGATCCTCGCCGTGGACGTCCGCTCGCTGGACCTCGTGCTCGACACGACGGTCGTCGACGTCCGGTTCCGTCTCCACGGGGCGTCCGCCGGCGAGCCCTCCGCGGGGCGACCGCTCGAGCCGACGGGTGCCGTGTCATGACGACGGCGTCCGGCGCGCTCGGCGACGTCGTCGAGCGACTGCCTCCCGTCGACCTGGCCGAGGTGCTCGACGTCGCGGCGCTGCAGACCCGGACGGACCGCAAGTACCTCCTCGAGCCGGAGGAGTTCGCTCGGTTCGGCGCCGCCCTGGGTGACGGCTTCCGCGCGCTGGAGATCGACGGACGCCGGCTGTTCGCCTACGAGTCGGTGTACTTCGACACCCCCGCCCTCGGGCTGTACCGGTCCCACCGGCAGGGTCGCCGACGGCGGTACAAGGTGCGGACCCGCGCCTACCTGGACTCCGGCGACGCGATGCTCGAGGTCAAGCTCGAAGGTCACCGCGGCGCGACGGTGAAGCGGCGGACGCCCCACCCCGCGAGTCGCCGGCACGAGCTCACCGGCGCCGGTCACCGGTTCGTGTCGGACGTGCTCGACGACGCGTACCGGCTCACGCTGCCGCAGCTCGAACCGGTGCTGACGACGACGTACACGCGGGGCACGCTCGTCGACACCGCGACGGGCGCTCGGGTGACGTGCGACGTCGACCTCGTGTGCTCCGACCCTCGTGCCTCGCGCTCCGGTCCGGACCGCGTGCTCGTGGAGTCGAAGAGCGCCTCCGGCGCCTCGCCCGCCGACGACGTGCTGGCGGAGATCGGGGTCCGCCAGGTCTCCCTGAGCAAGTACTGCGTGGGAGTGGCGCTGCTGCGCCCGCACCTGGCCGCCAACCGGTGGTCCCGCGTGCTGCGGCGGGAGTTCGGCTGGCAGCGGAGCCCGGAGGCGGATCTTGAGCCAACGCTGAGCCGATCCTGGGCCAGGGCGACCGGATCCTGAAGGTCGACCGCCCAAGATCTCAGCATCGGTGAGGCTCGATCGGGGTGGTGGCAATGACGGTTCTGCACGACGGTGACACGCACCATGGCCTCGATACCTACATCGCGCTGATGGGCAGCAGGCTCGACCACCTCGCCGACGCATTGCGACGTGGCGAGGTCATCGAGGCGCAGTTCGTCGCGATGACACTGCACTCGACGAGCGTGATGGCGGGGGCCGCGGACGTGGCGCGCATCGCGAACGGGATCGAGCAGGAGCTCGCCTTCCAGGACACGGACCGGGCGAACGCCCTGCTGCCTCAGCTGGTGGCGGCGGGGGAGACCACCGCCACCGAGCTCCGCCGGATCCTCGCCGGGGAACCGCGCGTCATCCCCCTGTCGGCGTGAAGCGGTAACCCAGGCCGCGCACGGTATGGATCCACCGCGGTTCCAGCGAGCTGTCACCGAGCTTCCGACGCAGGTTCGCGACGTGCACCTCGACGCTGCGTCGGTCCGCCTCGGAGATCGGGGTGCCGGTGTCGTAGGCGTCGGCCCACAGCACCCGCACGAGCTCGTTCTTCGACACGACCCGGCCGGGGCGCGACGTGAGCTCCGCGAGGATGTCGAACTCGCTGCGGGTGAGGTGGATGTCGGCGCCGTCGACCCGCGTCATGCGGGAGAGCACGTCGACCTCGAGGCCGTCGGAGCCGAGGACGCTCGGCGAGCCGGGGTCCGCCTGCTCCGCCACGCCGCCGGCACGGCGTGGACGGCGCAGCATCGCCTCGATCCTGGCCCGCAGCTCCCGTGGCCGGAACGGCTTCGTCTGGTAGTCGTCGGCGCCGGAGTCGAGCCCCATGAGCGCGTCGATCTCCTCCGCCCGCGCGGTGAGCATGACGATGTACGCGTCCGACACGGGGCGGATCCGGCGCGCGACCTCGAAGCCGTCGATGTCCGGGAGGCTGATGTCCAGGGTGACCACCAGCGGTGCCACCTCCTGCACGAGGCGGACGCCGTCGTTGCCCGTCTCGGAGCTGTGCGTGCGGAAGCCCGCCTGACCGAGGACCGTCTCCAGCAGCTCACGAATGTCCGGATCGTCCTCGATGATGACGGCGACCCGTTCGCTACCCCCGGTCATGGCCGTCACCGTACCCGCTCGGCCCGAGCTCCGAGGTCAGATCGTCGAGGAGCTCGGGGATGCCGTCGAGCCGGTGGGCGCGCAGGATCGTGAGCAGCTCGCGGGCCAGCTCGCTCGCGCGCGGTCGACCGAACGTGCCGCTCGACCCGGCGATCTGGTGGGCGAGCTCCGCCGCCTCCTCCCAGCGCTCCGGGGGACTGGTGGCGTCCAGCGCCGTGCAGAGCTCGGCCAGGCGCGCACCGCGGGCGCGGTTGCGCTTCGTGGCTCGCGCCGTGATCCGGGCGAGCTCCGCCTCGGCCTGCGCGTCCGGCGAGCTCACGCGGGCCGTTCGAGCAGTCGGGCGACCTGGTCCGCGAGCGTCATCGGGTCGAACGGCTTCGCGATCACGCCGGCGAGCCCGGACCCTGACCACTCGTGCGCCTGGCCGGGGGTGAACTTCGCCGTGAGGAACACGACCGGGACCTCCCGCGTCACGGGGTCTGCCCGCAGTCGCACCAGCGTCGACGGGCCGTCGACGACGGGCATCATCACATCCAGGAGGATCACGTCCGGCGGATCCATGTGCGCGAGCCGGAGCGCCTCGGCGCCGCTGGGCGCCGTCGTCACGCGCCACCCGCCCACGAGCTGGAGCGCCATCTGCGCGACCTCGCGGATGGTCTCGTCGTCGTCGACGACCAGGACGTGCCCGGGATGCATCTCTCCTCCTGGCCGGCGACCGCACGCGGCCCGCGCGGCCTGTGCCGACCGTACCGCCACGTGACCCGGCTGACACCCGCGAGGAGCCGTCCCGGCCCTGCTCTGACTAGTCTCGGCAGTGAGGAGGCAGCCATGGAACGCGGCTCGAGCTTCCGCCGGTGGGTGTTCGTGACCGGCGGCTGGTTGCTCGCCGTCACGGTGGTGCTCTCCAGCGGACTGCCGGAGTCGTCGCGAGCTCAGGTCACGAGCGTCGTGCTGCCGGTCACAGCGGTCGTCGCCGCCACGAGCTGCCTCCTCACGTCGCGACGGTCGACGGGCCGCCGGCGTCGCGCGTGGGCTCTGCTCGCCGCCGCCGGCTACATCGGGTTCGGCGGCAACGCGGTCGGCTTCATGACGGGGACGACGACGACCGGCGACCTCGCGTACATCGGCGCCCTGCTCATCGGCGTCCTCGCGCTCCTGTCGTTCCCCTCGACGCCGGTCCGCGCGACGAGCGTCGCGCGGATGGTGCTCGACGGCGTCGTCGTCGGCGGTTCCGTGCTGGTCGTCGCGGCCGTCGCCGTCTTCCCCGACCTCGAGACGTCGGCGGGCGGCACGACCCTCGGCGAGGTCGTCGCCCTCCTCATGCCGATCGTCGACGCCGTGCTCGCCACGCTCGCCGTCGTCCTCATCACCCGCAGCTCCCGGTCCGAACGCGTGCCGCTGGTCCTCGTGGCGCTGAGCTTCGTGCTGTACGCGATGTCGGACCTGTCGTACGCGCTCCTCGGCATCTCCGCGTTCACGTTCGGGACGCCGGTCGACCTCGGGTGGATCACCGGGTACGCGCTGGGCGGGCTCGCGGCGCGGCACCCGGCCGCGACGGGAGGGCCGCGCCCGGCGCGCCGTGAGGAGTCGACCCCCGTCGCGGCGACGATCCTGACGTTCGCCGTGTTCCTGGCGGCCGCCGTCGTGTGGGTCGTGAACGTCCCGGCCGGCTCCTGGAACGTCGTCGCGGTGCTGCTGTGGCTGCTCGTGCTCGTCGCCGTCGCGGCCCGGCAGACGATCCTCGTCCTCGACAACGAGCGCCTGCGCCGCGGACTGGAGCGACGGGTCCGTGCCCGCACCGCGGAGCTGCGGGCGGTGACCCGCTCGCGGGAGCTCATGCTCTCCTCCGTGGGCGACGGGATCTACGGCGTCGACCGCGACGGGCGCGTCACGTTCGTCAACCCCGCCGGGGCGCGCACGCTCGGGTTCGCGGCACGCGAGATGGTCGGCCAGGACGCGCACGGCCTGTTCCACGCGCCGGGGCCAGACGGAGCCCCGTTCCCGTTCGACTCGTGCTACATCGCGGAGGCGATCCGGGACGGCATCACCGCCTCGGCGGAGGAGGATCTGTACCGGCGCGCGGACGGC includes these proteins:
- a CDS encoding cold-shock protein, with the translated sequence MPTGKVKFFDADRGFGFIAADDGGEVFLHASALPAGSPSPKPGTRVDFGIADGRRGPQALSVTILDPAPSVARGQRRPAEDMVPVVEDLIKLLDGASNSLRRGRYPERAQATKLAQVMRVVADDFDA
- a CDS encoding DUF3027 domain-containing protein — translated: MSPATLSRPARAPRQDAVLAAAVDLARAAAEQTSGLGDVGEHLGFTLVDDRLGNHTFATTAPGYRGWRWTVTVARVPRSRTATVCEVELLPGADALLAPSWVPWAERLAPGDLGPTDVLPFDSDDPRLETGYRRSGDAADAADAADVAVDHVAIVELGLERERVPTRAALDAAATRWYEGDRGPNAPGARASKEPCETCGFLVPLTGTLGSMFGVCVNEWSPDDGKVVSFDHGCGAHSETDAAPHVAGGDWGWGRPVVDEFDLEVLRAEPEPAQDAETEPAQDAEPEPAQEQAAVDPGDAPSV
- a CDS encoding sacsin N-terminal ATP-binding-like domain-containing protein; translated protein: MSAPDPFRTAELRAAALTAWTASPRRLREDANLEDDVARGQYADRVVVELLQNAADAAARARTAGAVLLELTHDDDGTHLRASNTGAPLTPDGVAALASMRTSDKGLADEVGRFGVGFAAVRAVADAVVVASCDGAVRFDVEAARDLLTTQGRPGPAAGGHDDTSSGGALVGVLDERGQHVPALRLPFADATSPAPGYTTTVDLLLRGPDEVGDVVRQLDELDDALLLALPRLASVTVRTPDGERRLADVADRWWTRTVTGTHPLELLATRPAEERSRRGWSVTWAVPRDAGERAVVVPTVIHAPTPTENRCTLPALLIASFPVEPSRRRLASGPLADAVAHHAGDAYAAFVADAVSRGESPFDFVPAGLPSDEVDGALREAAVAALARTPVLAAVTSDEGAPVEPVAPRDAVALTGPAGDDPALLRVLSRAVGALVPLDGRHGASARALGVTVRDLAGVLDDLRPSGDPTWWRELADVVEPYAPDAAVGESLATLPVPLVGGGFAHGPRGLVVLDDDAPAAAVDATSAFAPFGMRVVHPEAAHPLLVRLGAGSASAVGLLGHDAVRAALASLDADPEDDPATAQVQDAVLALADAALAAGVDPTRMPPGLGDLPLPTASGGHARAAELVLPSSRAEELFAGAEAVAARMLERWGAAVLGAVGVRSGLRVAVVPDVLASDALIDGEDDDGAPEGWAEYLGHVADHLGVEAFLGDLTIVEDLEEVADDAWGLALADLASTPALRGALVHEVRGAGSARAPSYASWWLRDRLGAPFAVPGARVAFLPDGPAVDDGADVVAGLDPEVLRALGGVRTLDDLDAAGWDGCLDALPDAGTQVPLDSAVVLWRALAGAAARGIRLPIPPERVVLLDGGRAVVADATSAVVADEMTGQLGPHVPAARGYAEAVAQLLDVEVRPAPAAVVDGAREDLPGVLDGVAAVLLDEPGGTWVRAETLAVGRVAVRWWVDDGDLLARDEASLARALAYAGGEYAWHAAFTAALAADDDGVLVDLARARPRLA
- a CDS encoding DUF4956 domain-containing protein is translated as MSSLVAALAADAVAITVLVYALYFRRHHRRDLALAYVALNAGVLAVTLLLAGSEVGLGLGLGLFGILSIIRLRSDSITQGEIAYYFVALALGLVNGLHPAGPWLAPAMSAVLVVVMFVADHPRLAPRTRRQTVTLDRAYPDATRLREALAELLHAEILAVDVRSLDLVLDTTVVDVRFRLHGASAGEPSAGRPLEPTGAVS
- a CDS encoding polyphosphate polymerase domain-containing protein, translated to MTTASGALGDVVERLPPVDLAEVLDVAALQTRTDRKYLLEPEEFARFGAALGDGFRALEIDGRRLFAYESVYFDTPALGLYRSHRQGRRRRYKVRTRAYLDSGDAMLEVKLEGHRGATVKRRTPHPASRRHELTGAGHRFVSDVLDDAYRLTLPQLEPVLTTTYTRGTLVDTATGARVTCDVDLVCSDPRASRSGPDRVLVESKSASGASPADDVLAEIGVRQVSLSKYCVGVALLRPHLAANRWSRVLRREFGWQRSPEADLEPTLSRSWARATGS
- a CDS encoding Hpt protein → MTVLHDGDTHHGLDTYIALMGSRLDHLADALRRGEVIEAQFVAMTLHSTSVMAGAADVARIANGIEQELAFQDTDRANALLPQLVAAGETTATELRRILAGEPRVIPLSA
- a CDS encoding response regulator transcription factor, whose product is MTGGSERVAVIIEDDPDIRELLETVLGQAGFRTHSSETGNDGVRLVQEVAPLVVTLDISLPDIDGFEVARRIRPVSDAYIVMLTARAEEIDALMGLDSGADDYQTKPFRPRELRARIEAMLRRPRRAGGVAEQADPGSPSVLGSDGLEVDVLSRMTRVDGADIHLTRSEFDILAELTSRPGRVVSKNELVRVLWADAYDTGTPISEADRRSVEVHVANLRRKLGDSSLEPRWIHTVRGLGYRFTPTGG
- a CDS encoding Hpt domain-containing protein → MSSPDAQAEAELARITARATKRNRARGARLAELCTALDATSPPERWEEAAELAHQIAGSSGTFGRPRASELARELLTILRAHRLDGIPELLDDLTSELGPSGYGDGHDRG
- a CDS encoding response regulator; the protein is MHPGHVLVVDDDETIREVAQMALQLVGGWRVTTAPSGAEALRLAHMDPPDVILLDVMMPVVDGPSTLVRLRADPVTREVPVVFLTAKFTPGQAHEWSGSGLAGVIAKPFDPMTLADQVARLLERPA
- a CDS encoding PAS domain-containing sensor histidine kinase, which codes for MERGSSFRRWVFVTGGWLLAVTVVLSSGLPESSRAQVTSVVLPVTAVVAATSCLLTSRRSTGRRRRAWALLAAAGYIGFGGNAVGFMTGTTTTGDLAYIGALLIGVLALLSFPSTPVRATSVARMVLDGVVVGGSVLVVAAVAVFPDLETSAGGTTLGEVVALLMPIVDAVLATLAVVLITRSSRSERVPLVLVALSFVLYAMSDLSYALLGISAFTFGTPVDLGWITGYALGGLAARHPAATGGPRPARREESTPVAATILTFAVFLAAAVVWVVNVPAGSWNVVAVLLWLLVLVAVAARQTILVLDNERLRRGLERRVRARTAELRAVTRSRELMLSSVGDGIYGVDRDGRVTFVNPAGARTLGFAAREMVGQDAHGLFHAPGPDGAPFPFDSCYIAEAIRDGITASAEEDLYRRADGKDVPVEVTASPLRDGAVVLGAVVVFRDVTQRREVDRLKNEFVSVISHELRTPLTSIRGSLGLLAGGAAGPISDQARRMVTIALGSSERLTRLINDILEVERMEAGAAPIELADHDVRTVLAAAVDQVQGLADADGVSVRLGDVTGRVHADADRVVQTLINLLGNAIKFSARGSQVVVAARPAGEFVEFRVVDHGRGIPPDRLEMIFGRFEQVDSSDAREKGGTGLGLAISRSIVERHGGRIWAQSTPGEGSTFFMTLPRVDEEATTTASPTGADPVGR